A single genomic interval of Dromiciops gliroides isolate mDroGli1 chromosome 1, mDroGli1.pri, whole genome shotgun sequence harbors:
- the LOC122735577 gene encoding mucin-12-like isoform X13, producing the protein MEKLLQLVEGMHIEEMSSHQTLQPEPPRAQKRPLSPQAGLSSPKRKVVPRLEEKEPETVQGIDESKKEEKKKDIAGAGIERGASQAHSIRWPVESKNKYVHISLGDQDESPEFSQTGLALTETKLAATEMLSNTGDGATSSLSTRCSETKSVSAEIMHELSDDFSESEDSDTESLSSQCSDKRLTFIDIKSMATEILGESVETDKRAVSTKSELAGKGMLSESVAPDTGSSDSKCSDSKLAPPEGKATAKSVMPDHGSPDTNLLSSEPSETSTISLEDKAVPTKMLSEKVTPTTSGLSSQRSETRHDSPERKAVVSEVSESVSAAPSVSSDDGSETRCVSPERKPLVTEMSQTVSSDPSVSSESCESKCTSLESQSVATGKLSEAVAPDPSASSAEGLKTKRPSHKSKPVVTGELTESISPTSSILGSEESETRSVSPESKPLVSGRLSETVSPASSILASEDSETRGASPESKAIVGKMLSETLPRAPNVLTPECSEARCTSSESKPVVGELLSEKVSLPPVVLSSKCLETECAPAESKPVVSRTCSGTVSPVPKVLSTECSEARCLSSETKPVVTGMVSETRSLAPDVSCGECSDSVDIKPVVARIIPERLSPPISISSTEYSDAGYTSPERKPVVTGVAPGRLSPPISISSTEYSEASCASPEESKPIVSGLFPEVLSPAISISSEFSEGAYFCTDRKPIVAGTFSERLSLDTCASVSECSETSGTSPERKPIVAERVAARMSPAPIVLSSECSETSYASPERKPLVAGRYVERLSPSTSALYTEFSESSRFFSETRPAAAGEYSGRLSPDTGSFSSESSEASGASPERKPVIGRVYPGRLSPPISISSTEYSDPGGASPERKPIVSGLFSRRLSSPISISSTEYSDMGGASPERKPVISELLSERVRPVQTVLSSVCSDDRCISPETKPVVSGIFSGTLFSATSILASEGSESRCTSPENKPTVSGLFSETGSLPPDVLSTSCLDARCVSPGSKPVEGTMFSETLFSGTSILASEGSESRSISPENKPTVSGMFSETLFSGPSILASEGSGTRCTSPENKPVVTGMFSETLSPPPNIFSSESLDTRCISPENKPVVTGMFSETLSPPINIFSSESSDTRCVSPESKPVVTGLLSGRLSPPISISSTEYSDTECASPERKPVVGEMLSERLSPPISISSTEYSDTECASPERKPIVTGLFSERLPPTSSILPSLCSEIKFASIQNKPSVSGLFPEGLSPSTSFFTSQYSDTRCTSPDSKPVMARLFPQATSLLPSRYFETSDDSSESKAAETGRLSPCTSLFSSQSSETRFSSTERLPPISSLLPELVDPTTFILAAQCPGLRFASSENNPEGSAPSPEGLSPATGFVYPPSSETRAASSENNPEVSEVFSERLSPTTGIVSSLCFEKILASTGSKPVVSRMFSESMFPATGFLYPPESDPAVSGIFSERLSPATGIMSSLCFLTIFASTESKSIVSTVFSESVSPTTGIVSSLCFVIILASTESDLAIIGVFSEGLSPSTGITFRPCSETGAALTDSNSAGTGVFSGSLSPTGGITFPPCSETEAALTDSNSAGTGVFSGSLSPTAECLSPSTGITFPPCSETGAALTDSNPVGTGVVSEKPSPTAGITFPPCSEKGAALTDSNSAGTGVFSGSLSPTAECVSPSTGITFPPCSETGAALTDSGPVGTGVVSEKPSPTAGISFPPCLETGADSTGSDTTGIGMLSKSLSPTAESVSPSTDISFPPCLETGADLTGSDTTGIGMLSKSLSPTADISFPPCLETGADLTGSDTTGIRMLSKSLSPTADISFPPCLETGADLTGSDTTGIGMLSKSLSPTAESVSPSTDISFPPCLETGADSTGSDTTGIGMLSKSLSPTADISFPPCLETGADSTGSDTTGIGMLSKSLSPTADISFPPCLETGADLTGSDTTGIGMLSKSLSPTADISFPPCLETGADSTGSDTTGIGMLSKSLSPTADISFPPCLETGADLAGSDTTGIGMLSERLSPIADISFPPCLETGADLAGSDTTGIGMLSDRLSPTADISFPPCLETGADLTGSDTTGIGMLSERLSPTADEAAMRTALPDDN; encoded by the exons AAACTCCTCCAGCTGGTAGAAGGCATGCATATAGAGGAGATGTCTTCCCACCAGACGCTCCAGCCGGAGCCCCCCAGAGCTCAGAAGCGTCCCCTCTCACCACAGGctggcctgagctctcccaaaagGAAAGTTGTCCCTAGGTTGGAGGAGAAGGAGCCTGAGACTGTGCAAGGTATAGATGAGagtaagaaagaggagaaaaagaaagatattgcaggCGCTGGAATAGAGCGGGGAGCCTCACAAGCTCACTCTATCAGATGGCCGgtagaaagcaaaaataaatatgtgCACATCAGTTTGGGTGACCAAGATGAGAGCCCTGAGTTTTCTCAAACAGGATTAGCTTTAACAGAGACCAAGCTTGCGGCAACTGAAATGTTATCAAATACTGGGGATGGTGCTACAAGTAGCTTGTCTACTCGGTGTTCGGAAACAAAATCTGTTTCCGCAGAGATCATGCATGAATTAAGTGATGACTTTTCAGAGAGTGAGGATTCTGACACAGAGAGCTTGTCGTCTCAGTGTTCTGACAAAAGGCTTACTTTCATAGACATCAAGTCTATGGCAACTGAAATATTAGGAGAAAGTGTGGAGACTGATAAGAGGGCTGTTTCTACAAAAAGTGAGCTTGCCGGAAAGGGAATGTTGTCAGAGAGCGTGGCTCCTGACACAGGTAGCTCGGATTCTAAGTGTTCTGATTCGAAATTGGCTCCCCCCGAGGGAAAGGCTACGGCAAAGAGTGTAATGCCAGACCATGGGTCTCCTGATACAAATCTCTTGTCCTCTGAGCCTTCGGAAACTAGTACTATTTCCCTAGAGGACAAGGCTGTGCCAACCAAAATGTTATCAGAAAAGGTAACCCCCACCACAAGTGGTTTGTCTTCCCAGCGTTCAGAAACTAGGCATGATTCCCCCGAGAGAAAGGCTGTAGTATCTGAAGTGTCAGAGAGTGTGTCTGCAGCCCCCAGTGTGTCGTCTGATGACGGCTCGGAAACTAGATGTGTTTCCCCTGAGAGGAAGCCTCTAGTAACCGAAATGTCACAGACAGTGTCTTCTGACCCTAGTGTTTCGTCTGAGTCTTGTGAAAGTAAATGTACTTCCTTAGAAAGTCAATCTGTGGCAACAGGAAAGTTATCAGAGGCAGTGGCTCCTGACCCAAGTGCCTCATCTGCTGAGGGTCTGAAGACTAAACGTCCTTCCCATAAGAGCAAGCCTGTAGTAACTGGCGAGCTCACAGAGTCAATATCTCCAACCTCAAGTATCTTGGGCTCAGAGGAATCGGAGACTAGAAGTGTCTCCCCTGAGAGCAAACCCTTAGTAAGTGGAAGGCTCTCAGAGACAGTGTCTCCAGCCTCAAGCATCTTGGCCTCTGAGGATTCAGAGACAAGAGGTGCCTCCCCTGAGAGCAAGGCTATAGTAGGCAAAATGCTCTCAGAGACCTTGCCTAGAGCCCCAAATGTTTTGACTCCTGAATGTTCTGAGGCTAGATGCACTTCCTCTGAGAGCAAGCCAGTAGTAGGTGAATTGCTCTCAGAGAAAGTGTCTCTACCCCCAGTTGTCCTGTCTTCAAAATGTTTGGAGACTGAGTGTGCACCGGCAGAAAGCAAACCTGTTGTTAGTAGAACGTGCTCGGGGACAGTGTCacctgtcccaaaagtcttgtcTACTGAATGTTCTGAGGCTagatgcctttcctctgagaccaAGCCAGTAGTAACTGGAATGGTCTCAGAGACTAGGTCTCTAGCCCCAGATGTCTCGTGTGGTGAATGTTCGGATTCCGTAGACATCAAACCAGTAGTAGCTAGAATTATACCGGAAAGACTTTCACCACCCATAAGCATTTCATCCACAGAATATTCTGATGCTGGATATACTTCCCCAGAGAGGAAGCCAGTAGTAACTGGTGTGGCCCCTGGGAGACTATCTCCACCTATAAGCATTTCATCAACTGAATATTCGGAGGCAAGCTGTGCTTCCCCCGAGGAGAGCAAGCCCATAGTATCTGGCTTGTTCCCAGAAGTACTATCTCCAGCTATAAGTATCTCCTCCGAGTTTTCGGAGGGTGCCTATTTTTGCACAGATAGAAAGCCCATAGTAGCGGGCACGTTTTCAGAAAGACTGTCTCTGGACACTTGTGCCTCAGTCTCTGAATGTTCAGAGACTAGCGGTACTTCCCCAGAGAGGAAGCCCATAGTAGCAGAACGTGTAGCAGCAAGAATGTCACCAGCTCCAATTGTCTTGTCCTCTGAGTGTTCAGAGACAAGCTATGCTTCCCCAGAAAGGAAGCCATTAGTAGCTGGAAGGTACGTAGAAAGACTATCACCGTCCACAAGTGCCTTATACACGGAGTTTTCTGAGAGCAGCAGGTTTTTCTCAGAGACCAGACCTGCAGCAGCCGGAGAGTACTCAGGAAGGCTGTCTCCAGACACTGGTAGCTTTTCTTCAGAAAGTTCGGAGGCCAGCGGTGCTTCCCCGGAAAGGAAGCCTGTCATAGGGAGAGTGTACCCAGGGAGATTGTCACCGCCTATCAGCATCTCATCCACAGAATATTCCGATCCTGGAGGTGCTTCCCCTGAAAGGAAGCCTATAGTAAGTGGGCTGTTCTCAAGGAGACTGTCTTCTCCCATCAGCATTTCATCTACCGAATATTCTGATATGGGAGGTGCATCTCCTGAAAGGAAGCCTGTCATAAGTGAACTGTTGTCAGAAAGAGTTCGTCCAGTCCAAACTGTTTTGTCCAGTGTATGTTCTGATGATAGATGTATCTCCCCTGAAACTAAACCCGTTGTAAGTGGAATATTTTCAGGGACCCTGTTTTCAGCTACCAGCATCTTGGCCTCTGAGGGTTCAGAGTCTAGATGCACTTCCCCTGAGAACAAGCCCACAGTAAGTGGATTGTTCTCAGAGACAGGGTCTCTACCCCCGGATGTGTTGTCTACTTCGTGTTTAGATGCTAGATGTGTGTCTCCTGGAAGTAAACCCGTAGAAGGTACCATGTTTTCTGAAACCCTTTTTTCAGGGACAAGCATCTTGGCCTCCGAGGGTTCAGAATCTAGAAGTATTTCTCCAGAGAACAAGCCCACAGTTAGTGGGATGTTCTCAGAAACCCTCTTTTCAGGCCCAAGCATCTTGGCCTCTGAGGGTTCAGGGACCAGGTGCACGTCCCCAGAGAACAAACCAGTAGTAACTGGGATGTTCTCAGagaccctctccccacccccaaacatctTCTCCTCCGAAAGCTTGGACACTCGCTGCATTTCACCCGAGAACAAACCAGTTGTAACTGGGATGTTCTCAGAGACATTATCACCACCTATAAAcatcttttcttcagagagctcgGACACTAGGTGCGTTTCTCCAGAGAGCAAGCCAGTAGTAACTGGCTTGCTCTCAGGGAGACTCTCACCACCCATTAGCATTTCATCTACCGAATATTCTGACACTGAATGTGCTTCCCCTGAGAGGAAGCCGGTAGTAGGTGAAATGCTATCAGAGAGACTCTCACCACCCATTAGCATTTCATCCACCGAATATTCTGACACCGAATGTGCTTCCCCAGAAAGGAAGCCCATAGTGACTGGACTTTTTTCAGAAAGACTGCCTCCAACTTCAAGCATTCTCCCCTCCTTGTGTTCCGAAATAAAATTTGCTTCAATACAAAACAAGCCTTCAGTATCTGGACTATTTCCTGAAGGCTTGTCTCCATCTACAAGTTTCTTTACCTCTCAATATTCTGATACAAGATGTACCTCTCCTGACAGCAAACCTGTAATGGCCAGACTGTTTCCACAGGCCACGAGTCTCTTGCCTTCTCGGTATTTTGAGACCTCAGATGACTCTTCAGAAAGCAAGGCTGCAGAGACTGGAAGACTATCTCCATGCACAAGTCTCTTTTCTTCTCAGAGTTCTGAGACAAGATTTTCTTCTACTGAGAGGCTGCCTCCTATATCTAGCCTGTTACCAGAGCTTGTGGATCCTACCACATTTATCCTGGCTGCTCAGTGTCCTGGCTTAAGGTTTGCCTCATCAGAGAACAATCCTGAAGGATCTGCACCATCCCCAGAAGGGCTCTCCCCTGCGACAGGTTTTGTGTACCCTCCATCTTCTGAGACAAGAGCTGCTTCATCAGAGAACAATCCTGAAGTCTCTGAAGTGTTCTCAGAAAGATTGTCTCCGACAACAGGTATTGTGTCCTCTCTATGTTTTGAAAAAATACTTGCTTCCACAGGGAGCAAGCCTGTAGTATCCAGAATGTTCTCAGAGAGTATGTTTCCTGCCACAGGTTTCCTGTATCCTCCAGAAAGTGATCCTGCAGTATCTGGCATTTTCTCAGAAAGACTGTCTCCAGCAACAGGTATTATGTCCTCTCTATGTTTTCTGACAATATTTGCTTCCACAGAGAGCAAGTCTATAGTATCCACAGTGTTCTCAGAAAGCGTCTCTCCCACCACAGGTATTGTGTCTTCTCTATGTTTTGTCATAATCTTGGCTTCCACAGAGAGTGATCTTGCAATAATTGGAGTGTTCTCAGAGGGACTGTCTCCTTCCACAGGCATCACATTCCGTCCATGTTCAGAGACAGGAGCTGCTTTGACAGACAGCAATTCTGCAGGAACTGGAGTGTTTTCAGGGAGCCTGTCTCCTACAGGAG GTATCACATTCCCTCCATGTTCAGAGACAGAAGCTGCTTTGACAGACAGCAATTCTGCAGGAACTGGAGTGTTTTCAGGGAGCCTGTCTCCTACAGCAG AGTGTTTGTCTCCTTCCACAGGTATCACATTCCCTCCATGTTCAGAGACAGGAGCTGCTTTGACAGACAGCAATCCTGTAGGAACTGGAGTAGTGTCAGAAAAACCATCTCCTACAGCAG GTATCACATTCCCTCCATGTTCAGAGAAAGGAGCTGCTTTGACAGACAGCAATTCTGCAGGAACTGGAGTGTTTTCAGGGAGCCTGTCTCCTACAGCAG AGTGTGTGTCTCCTTCCACAGGTATCACATTCCCTCCATGTTCAGAGACAGGAGCTGCTTTGACAGACAGCGGTCCTGTAGGAACTGGAGTAGTGTCAGAAAAACCATCTCCTACAGCGG GTATCTCATTCCCTCCATGTTTGGAGACAGGTGCTGATTCAACAGGAAGTGATACCACAGGAATTGGAATGCTGTCAAAGAGTCTATCTCCTACAGCAG AGAGTGTGTCTCCTTCCACAGATATCTCATTCCCTCCATGTTTGGAGACAGGTGCTGATTTAACAGGAAGTGATACCACAGGAATTGGAATGCTGTCAAAGAGTCTATCTCCTACAGCAG ATATCTCATTCCCTCCATGTTTGGAGACAGGTGCTGATTTAACAGGAAGTGATACCACAGGAATTAGAATGCTGTCAAAGAGTCTATCTCCTACAGCAG ATATCTCATTCCCTCCATGTTTGGAGACAGGTGCTGATTTAACAGGAAGTGATACCACAGGAATTGGAATGCTGTCAAAGAGTCTATCTCCTACAGCGG AGAGTGTGTCTCCTTCCACAGATATCTCATTCCCTCCATGTTTGGAGACAGGTGCTGATTCAACAGGAAGTGATACCACAGGAATTGGAATGCTGTCAAAGAGTCTATCTCCTACAGCAG ATATCTCATTCCCTCCATGTTTGGAGACAGGTGCTGATTCAACAGGAAGTGATACCACAGGAATTGGAATGCTGTCAAAGAGTCTATCTCCTACAGCAG ATATCTCATTCCCTCCATGTTTGGAGACAGGTGCTGATTTAACAGGAAGTGATACCACAGGAATTGGAATGCTGTCAAAGAGTCTATCTCCTACAGCAG ATATCTCATTCCCTCCATGTTTGGAGACAGGTGCTGATTCAACAGGAAGTGATACCACAGGAATTGGAATGCTGTCAAAGAGTCTATCTCCTACAGCAG ATATCTCATTCCCTCCATGTTTGGAGACAGGTGCTGATTTAGCAGGAAGTGATACCACAGGAATTGGAATGCTTTCAGAGAGACTGTCTCCTATAGCAG ATATCTCATTCCCTCCATGTTTGGAGACAGGTGCTGATTTAGCAGGAAGTGATACCACAGGAATTGGAATGCTGTCAGACAGACTATCTCCTACAGCAG ATATCTCATTCCCTCCATGTTTGGAGACAGGTGCTGATTTAACAGGAAGTGATACCACAGGAATTGGAATGCTTTCAGAGAGACTGTCTCCTACAGCAG ATGAAGCAGCAATGCGGACAGCGCTACCTGACGATAATTAA